From Pandoraea vervacti, the proteins below share one genomic window:
- a CDS encoding LysR family transcriptional regulator, which yields MATDRLGDMRLFTTAATLGSLSAAGRKLGLSPAAASARLAKLEASLRTRLFMRTTRQLRLTEEGRVYLSHCLVALQAIDDGEAALQAGCAAIRGKIRLSASTDFGTHTLCPWLDAFVERYPEIRLSLTLTDSLSNLVQDDVDLAIRFSEPNDGTLVARRLAPMCRVLCASPEYLARYGAPMTPEALSAHRFIVLVTSSGPLNEFHFRRDDATWQFTVPMAQAWETNDGTTARRWALDGRGIVRKTLWDAAHDLRAGRLKIVLPDYIAKEAGVYAVRHRTRYMAPRVRALLDFLIERFAAESAAWPDIGTCQV from the coding sequence ATGGCCACTGACAGGTTGGGCGACATGCGGTTGTTCACCACGGCGGCGACGCTCGGGAGCCTCTCTGCGGCGGGCCGCAAGCTGGGACTGTCGCCTGCGGCAGCGAGTGCGCGCCTGGCGAAGCTGGAGGCGTCGTTGCGTACGCGATTGTTCATGCGGACCACGCGGCAGTTGCGTCTGACGGAGGAGGGACGCGTGTATCTGTCGCACTGCCTCGTCGCATTGCAGGCCATCGATGACGGGGAAGCGGCGCTCCAGGCGGGGTGCGCGGCCATTCGCGGCAAGATCCGTTTGTCTGCGTCGACCGACTTCGGCACACACACGCTCTGCCCATGGCTCGACGCGTTCGTCGAGCGTTATCCCGAGATCCGGTTATCGCTCACGCTCACGGACTCCCTTTCGAATCTCGTACAGGACGACGTCGACCTGGCGATCCGTTTTAGCGAGCCGAACGACGGCACGCTCGTGGCGCGCCGTCTGGCGCCGATGTGCCGGGTATTGTGCGCGTCGCCGGAATATCTGGCGCGTTATGGGGCGCCGATGACGCCTGAGGCGCTGTCGGCCCATCGGTTCATCGTGCTCGTGACCTCATCCGGCCCGCTCAACGAGTTCCATTTCCGCCGGGACGACGCGACATGGCAGTTCACCGTGCCCATGGCGCAGGCGTGGGAGACGAACGACGGCACCACGGCGCGCCGCTGGGCGCTCGACGGACGGGGGATCGTGCGCAAAACGCTGTGGGATGCCGCGCACGACTTGCGTGCCGGTCGACTCAAGATCGTGCTGCCGGACTACATCGCAAAGGAAGCCGGCGTGTACGCGGTGCGGCACCGCACGCGCTATATGGCGCCGCGTGTGCGCGCCTTGCTCGACTTCCTGATCGAGCGCTTTGCCGCCGAGTCGGCGGCGTGGCCCGACATTGGCACTTGCCAAGTGTGA
- a CDS encoding ABC transporter ATP-binding protein — MTHPVKPLLEVRSVAKAFGGNKVLQDVTFDVMPGEIVGLLGPNGSGKSTLLNTITGFESLDAGSISLDAHRIDTLRADRIVAQGVARTFQLPSMPARMSVMEVAMAAATAHHGVFSTLLRTRGAREAEAAAHAKASALLEALLLTPVRDLPSSALSGGQKKLLGIVCALMGSPRMVMLDEPTAGVHPNLRRDIVAALKRLNAQGMTLVVVEHDMHFIRELCTRCIVLDRGHIVASCHPDDLSSNERVLQAYLGGGAHSAAPNACVGERECA, encoded by the coding sequence ATGACACATCCCGTCAAACCGTTGCTCGAAGTCCGTTCCGTCGCCAAGGCGTTCGGCGGCAACAAGGTACTTCAGGACGTCACGTTCGACGTCATGCCCGGCGAAATCGTCGGGCTGCTCGGCCCCAACGGCTCGGGCAAAAGCACCCTGCTCAACACGATTACCGGCTTCGAGAGTCTGGACGCGGGCAGCATCTCGCTCGATGCCCATCGCATCGATACGCTGCGCGCCGACAGGATCGTCGCGCAGGGGGTCGCGCGTACGTTTCAGTTGCCGTCGATGCCCGCACGCATGTCGGTCATGGAAGTCGCGATGGCGGCCGCCACCGCGCATCACGGGGTGTTCTCCACTTTGCTGCGTACGCGTGGCGCGCGCGAAGCGGAGGCCGCAGCCCACGCCAAGGCAAGCGCCCTGCTGGAGGCATTGCTCCTCACGCCGGTGCGCGATCTGCCGTCGAGCGCCTTGTCGGGGGGGCAGAAGAAGTTGCTCGGCATCGTCTGCGCGCTGATGGGCTCGCCCCGAATGGTGATGCTCGACGAACCGACCGCAGGGGTGCATCCGAACCTGCGACGCGACATTGTGGCAGCGCTCAAACGGTTGAATGCGCAAGGCATGACGCTCGTTGTCGTGGAGCACGACATGCACTTTATCCGTGAGCTGTGTACCCGATGCATCGTGCTCGATCGCGGGCACATCGTGGCCAGTTGCCATCCGGACGATCTGTCGTCCAACGAACGCGTCTTGCAGGCGTATCTCGGCGGCGGCGCGCACAGCGCAGCCCCGAATGCCTGCGTCGGCGAAAGGGAGTGCGCATGA
- a CDS encoding ABC transporter ATP-binding protein, producing MIEIDNVVAGYTAEVDILKGMTLHAESREIVTLLGPNGCGKSTLLKTIAGFLLPRTGRIVLEAADVSQVPVHRKIRQCGVGFVPQTDNVFGTLTIRENLQVGGHYLSESACAARIDELCDLYPVLGRKRNAPAASMSGGERQILALARALMPRPRLLLLDEPSAGLSPKVLHEVFDAIVRVRDQEGVTILMVEQNAMEALRISDRAYVLSMGAVALTGAANALLADEKVRELYLGGRAA from the coding sequence ATGATCGAGATCGACAATGTCGTGGCGGGATACACCGCCGAGGTCGACATCCTCAAAGGAATGACGTTGCATGCCGAATCGCGTGAGATCGTCACGCTGCTAGGTCCAAACGGCTGCGGAAAGTCGACACTGCTCAAGACCATCGCCGGGTTCCTGCTCCCGCGCACGGGCCGCATCGTGCTCGAAGCGGCCGACGTGTCGCAGGTGCCGGTGCACCGCAAGATCCGCCAGTGCGGCGTCGGTTTCGTGCCGCAGACGGACAACGTTTTCGGCACGCTGACGATTCGCGAAAATCTGCAGGTCGGCGGGCATTACCTGAGCGAGAGCGCATGTGCCGCACGTATCGACGAACTGTGCGACCTATACCCCGTGCTCGGACGCAAGCGCAATGCCCCGGCGGCCTCGATGTCGGGCGGTGAGCGTCAGATTCTCGCGCTCGCGCGGGCGTTGATGCCGCGCCCGCGTCTGCTGCTGCTCGACGAGCCTTCCGCCGGCCTGTCGCCCAAGGTATTGCACGAAGTGTTCGACGCCATCGTACGCGTACGCGATCAGGAGGGTGTGACGATTCTGATGGTCGAACAAAACGCGATGGAAGCGCTCCGGATTTCGGATCGCGCCTACGTACTGTCGATGGGCGCCGTGGCACTGACCGGGGCTGCGAACGCCTTGCTGGCCGACGAGAAAGTGCGGGAGTTGTATCTCGGCGGGCGTGCCGCGTGA
- a CDS encoding LON peptidase substrate-binding domain-containing protein: MAQIPLFPLGNALFPAGVLHLRIFEVRYLDMIKRCLADDTEFGVVVLRQGSEVRLPDSVEEPAMIGTMARIEDWRAPMPALLELVCRGTTKFRLSSVELGKYGLWMGEAQMLPDDAGVAIPDTLQISADTLGKLIAGLQRDPARAAKLPLAPPYRLDECGWVADRWAELLPLPAHEKETLLGIDDPVARLARIQAFLTDHGVLS, from the coding sequence ATGGCCCAGATCCCGCTCTTCCCGCTCGGCAACGCCTTGTTTCCCGCTGGGGTGTTGCATTTGCGCATCTTCGAGGTGCGCTATCTCGACATGATCAAGCGATGCCTTGCCGATGACACCGAGTTCGGTGTCGTGGTGTTGCGACAAGGCAGTGAAGTGCGCTTGCCGGACAGCGTGGAAGAACCTGCGATGATCGGCACGATGGCACGCATCGAGGACTGGCGCGCGCCCATGCCGGCATTGCTTGAACTGGTGTGCCGGGGCACGACCAAGTTCCGGCTCTCGTCGGTGGAACTCGGCAAGTACGGCTTGTGGATGGGCGAAGCGCAGATGTTGCCCGACGACGCGGGCGTCGCGATCCCCGACACGCTTCAGATCAGTGCCGATACGCTGGGCAAACTGATCGCCGGTTTGCAGCGCGATCCAGCCCGTGCGGCGAAGCTGCCGCTGGCGCCGCCTTATCGGCTCGACGAGTGTGGCTGGGTTGCCGATCGCTGGGCAGAGTTGCTGCCACTGCCGGCGCATGAGAAGGAGACGCTGCTGGGCATTGACGACCCGGTCGCGCGTCTCGCCCGCATTCAGGCCTTTCTGACCGATCACGGCGTATTGTCCTGA
- a CDS encoding branched-chain amino acid ABC transporter permease gives MFEFIVATLTVAGIYGIMALGLNLQAGYAGLLNFGHIAFAGLGAYATGITIQAGGSPLTGMAIGVVLAVALGAGIARLGRQLGADYWGIATLAVAEILRTVATNEGWLTGGANGISPIPMLFDALPRPYDTLAFLALVLGVLGAFTWLTKRLADGRFGRALRVMREEPKLAACFGYNLRSLKSRAVMTSAAVTAIAGSLYAHYMSFTGPDYLLSSETFALWTILMIGGIGNVWGVLVGTAVVQGAYTLVPFAKDYLHFSSDSAGALRLGVIGLILLACLMWRSEGLVPEKLRKMA, from the coding sequence GTGTTTGAGTTCATCGTCGCCACGCTCACGGTGGCTGGCATCTACGGGATCATGGCGCTCGGCCTGAACCTGCAAGCGGGCTATGCCGGCCTGCTCAACTTCGGTCACATCGCGTTCGCGGGACTCGGGGCCTACGCCACCGGCATCACGATTCAGGCGGGTGGCTCGCCGCTGACCGGCATGGCCATCGGTGTCGTTCTCGCCGTGGCGCTCGGTGCCGGCATCGCCCGACTGGGGCGACAACTCGGCGCAGACTACTGGGGGATCGCCACGCTTGCGGTGGCGGAAATTCTGCGCACCGTCGCGACCAACGAAGGGTGGCTCACTGGCGGGGCCAACGGCATCAGCCCGATTCCGATGCTCTTCGACGCCCTTCCCCGCCCGTATGACACGCTGGCGTTCCTCGCCCTTGTGCTCGGCGTGCTCGGCGCGTTCACGTGGCTGACGAAGCGGCTCGCTGATGGACGCTTCGGACGCGCCCTGCGGGTCATGCGCGAAGAACCGAAGCTGGCCGCGTGCTTCGGCTACAACCTGCGCTCGCTCAAGTCGCGCGCCGTGATGACCAGCGCCGCCGTGACCGCCATCGCCGGCTCGCTCTATGCGCATTACATGAGCTTCACCGGCCCCGACTATCTGCTCTCGTCGGAGACGTTCGCGCTGTGGACCATCCTCATGATCGGCGGCATCGGCAACGTCTGGGGCGTGCTCGTCGGAACGGCGGTCGTGCAAGGCGCCTACACGCTGGTCCCGTTCGCCAAGGACTATCTGCATTTCAGCTCGGACAGCGCCGGCGCGCTGCGTCTGGGTGTCATCGGTCTGATCCTGCTCGCCTGTCTGATGTGGCGCAGCGAGGGACTCGTGCCCGAAAAACTGAGGAAGATGGCATGA
- a CDS encoding MFS transporter, protein MSASTTSPASTAASPPPGAESRGDVTPRASLVALMLATFIAAANETVPAGLLPQLADGFHITESWAGQMVTLCALGAGLGAVPLTILTRRWSRRTVLVVALLGFALCNAVTAVSPVFTLTLAARFVVGVATGLAWSEIATYARRLVSPERQGRALAFAMLGIPLALAVGVPAATAFGQWLGWRWVFGGLSALALVMVGWMLLIVPDVAVPRGNADDPSSSGLSGKPGLRDVLRLPGVRPVLAVVLLWVVAHYTLYTYIAPFLAAVGMSAHLATMLTTFGLATLAGTWGMGLWVDRWLRTLALMALATFTAVIVAFALWPTSWMVLFVGAVFWGLSFSGAPTILQTALGNAAGQHENVAQSMLVTVFNLSFAGSGVLGGAVLSTRGALALPPVLAILALAAWGVTFAASRHGFARRAPRALEDALR, encoded by the coding sequence ATGTCAGCCTCGACAACTTCCCCGGCTTCTACAGCCGCCTCCCCTCCCCCTGGCGCCGAATCACGCGGCGACGTTACCCCCCGGGCGTCGCTTGTCGCGCTAATGCTGGCGACGTTCATCGCCGCGGCGAACGAGACAGTGCCCGCCGGTCTGCTACCGCAATTGGCCGACGGATTTCACATCACCGAATCGTGGGCGGGCCAGATGGTCACGCTTTGCGCATTGGGCGCCGGTCTCGGCGCGGTGCCCCTCACGATATTGACGCGTCGCTGGTCACGTCGAACCGTGCTCGTCGTCGCACTGCTCGGCTTTGCCCTGTGCAATGCCGTGACGGCCGTGTCTCCGGTCTTCACGTTGACGCTTGCCGCGCGCTTCGTCGTCGGTGTGGCCACGGGACTGGCGTGGAGCGAGATTGCGACCTACGCGCGGCGCCTGGTGAGTCCGGAGCGTCAGGGGCGTGCGCTCGCCTTCGCCATGCTCGGCATACCGCTTGCCCTTGCCGTCGGCGTACCGGCGGCGACCGCGTTCGGGCAATGGCTCGGTTGGCGTTGGGTGTTCGGCGGCTTGTCGGCGCTCGCACTGGTGATGGTGGGATGGATGCTGCTGATCGTGCCGGATGTCGCCGTCCCGCGTGGGAATGCCGACGATCCGTCTTCCTCTGGGCTCTCGGGCAAGCCCGGACTTCGGGACGTCCTCCGCTTGCCCGGCGTGCGCCCGGTACTCGCAGTGGTCCTGTTGTGGGTCGTCGCGCACTACACGCTTTACACGTACATCGCACCCTTTCTCGCCGCCGTTGGCATGAGTGCACACCTTGCGACGATGCTCACAACGTTCGGTCTCGCCACGCTGGCGGGCACCTGGGGGATGGGGCTGTGGGTCGACCGGTGGCTGCGCACGCTCGCCCTGATGGCGCTCGCGACCTTTACCGCGGTCATCGTCGCGTTTGCGCTCTGGCCCACCTCCTGGATGGTGCTTTTTGTCGGCGCCGTGTTCTGGGGACTGAGCTTCAGCGGCGCGCCGACGATCCTGCAAACCGCGCTGGGTAACGCGGCGGGCCAGCACGAAAACGTGGCGCAATCGATGCTGGTCACCGTCTTCAATCTGTCGTTCGCGGGTAGCGGCGTGCTTGGCGGCGCCGTACTGTCGACGCGGGGCGCGCTGGCGCTGCCGCCGGTGCTGGCGATCCTTGCTCTGGCCGCATGGGGTGTGACATTCGCCGCCAGCCGCCACGGTTTCGCACGGCGCGCCCCCCGAGCCTTGGAAGACGCCCTGCGCTAG